The sequence AATGGGTTTTCATGAAGATTTTTGAAGGGGAATTCTAAAGCAATTTTCTTGGGATTTGTTAACAAAGTGAAATAGCACATTGGTACTGCTCAAATAGTCATTTAGTATCGTGGActaaaagcttaaatttttgttgaataacTACCGTTTAGCTTTTGGTATAAAGCTTGATGAGAATTTGTTGAGTATGTTGTTAATGGAATTTTCAAAGTTGTATTGGGGTtggtaattaatatatatatggaaatttACAAATTTGGTTTTTGCTGAAGTGTAGTTTCTGGCCTTGTCTCAATATTGTACATGGTGCTTGTTTTAATTCTTGCATATGAAATAAGAGTGTCAATCATCTACTCTCTATGGTGAGAGTTATTCATTAATATGAAAGCAATAAGTACTCTTTTCTCATGGTTGTCGTTTTGCTGCTTTTATCTTCCTCTCTTAAACATTGTCAAAAATGTAGTTTGTGGGTTCACTTTTTGTGTAGTCTCTGATGCTTGTGGGTGTCTAGTGTGTTCCAGTGcaagttttttattgttttctccCTCCCTTTGGTTTCTATTCAACATGAAGAATTCAAGGTTTTCCCTCCAAATTCACATAGTGCTCCCTCCCTAGAGTAGAAATGTTCTGTCAATAAAATCAAGCAGTTGGTGGTCTAGTTCATGTTAATGATCCAActtttttatgaagaaaaattGGATAACTTGTTTGTTATCTTCACAGGTCTATTCTAATTTGGTTTTATATGAGTTGACTCTGTAGGCTACAGGTTGTCGTGCATATTGTACAAAGATGGTTGCTGATATTGGACAGCCAACTCCTGCATCTCATCCACAGGTTCTCCTACTTAACATCTATGTGTGTTTATGTGCGTGCACAAAGCGACTAGGAAATTGCACATACTAGTCACATCACTATGACCACCTTCTTGGGTAGGATAGTGATTTTGTgtgcatacatatatatataaatatataaatatatatatatatatatatatatatttgatgaatGATTTTGCTTTATATATTGgtattgttattaattttaattttccttagTAAAATTTATGGACTTGATTTTGTTTGCCTTTTCACTTTTCAGTTACTGAAAGAAGGGGAGATGACACCTGGAATAACTACCGAGGAATACATCTCAAGAAGAAATAGGTTGTTGGATCTTCTTCCAGAAAATAGTCTGGCCATAATTGCAGCTGCCCCTGTAAAGATGATGACAGATGTTGTGCCGTACACATTTCGACAAGATGCTGATTATTTGTATATTACTGGCTGCCAACAACCTGGTGGCGTGGCAGTTTTAGGTCATGACTGTGGTTTATGCATGTTCATGCCAGAAGCAGACTCTCATGTATGCTCAGTCTTCTATGAGACTTTGACAGATTTTTCTTCATACCCTATGAAGTTTGTTGCATTTGCATATCTACTGCAGTTGTGGCATTAGAttcctttgatttttgtttgtctaGACATGCAATCTTGCATGTAATTATATCCAAACATGTATTtatctcatcatttttttttttgtaaacccAAAGTTGTATATATGATACATGATGTTAGTATTACTATCCTTGTTGTAGGGCTGAGAAAGCTGTCATTTGGCAAGGGTAGTTACATTAATCTTCAGatgttttcttaattttggctATTGTATGTATTACATAGATAAAGCAGTAATTGAAGAAGTCacaattgttttctttattattcgTATAGGATGTTATTTGGCAAGGGCAAATTGCTGGAGTTGATGCAGCATTAGAAATTTTCTGTGCTAAGAAGGCATATCCAATGCGCGACTTACATAAGGTGTGTTGACTACTGAGGTGACATTGAAAAGCAGAGAATTCCATTGAGGAAATTGTCTCCATTTTTTCTGGTAGTAGGCATTAATCAGTTAATATTTTGGCATGGAAGGTTAAGCATTAAGGACATAGAGGTATCATTAAATTGGCTGCTGTatctcttcttttcctttccaaTATGACATGCATCTTCCTAGCCaagtagcatatatatatatatatatatatatatatatatatacacacacacacatatatacataaatacatatgtacatacacatatatatacacacacacacatatatacatatatacacatatatatatggtggTGTATCATACTGGAATCACAATACTGTTTGTTTGAAATAATTAACATAGTTGTAATGTGTAGTAAACAGTGACATTTGATCAACTGTCATCAGTTAACTACATGACCAGATCActgtccttttcttttctcctctcttttttttgggcatTTGGTGAGCTTACTCATTCATGCCAAAGTCTGACAGCTGGTCTCATAGAAGAATTCTGTCTTTATCTGATTTTTTAGTAATCTGAATTGTAAGTGCTACTCTAGTGTTTAATCAGAAGTTGACATGACCTATAAACTAAGCCTTCACAGTTTTTCCTATCCTATAATCTTCATAAAAGTTCAACACTATGGCTGCTCACGTGCTTATAAATAAcggtaacattttttttactgaCTGCAGTACCTTCCAGGTTTGACATACGGATGCTCCAAATTGTTCCACAACAGGCAGACAGCCATTCCAACATATATGAAATTGGAGTCTTTTCAAAAGTTGGCTAAGAATGGCAAAGTGGGAGACCTGTCTACTTTCACTCATGCGTTACGTTGGATAAAGTCACCAGCAGAGCTCAAGTTAATGAAAGAATCTGCATCAATTGCTTGCCAGGTACTCATAAGCCTATGCTTTATCTAATTTTGGCCTTTGTAAATGAGCAGTTTCTGGGCATCTttcgtttccttttttttttccccagttgAATTGGTGTTATAATGTTTATATAACATGACAGTATTACTTTTTCATACCATAGTTATTATTACTTGTTGGAAGAGATCAAAATTTTCGTACATAGAGTTAGGTCACTTAACCCTACAAGTCTGTTTTGTCCTTGAAAAAAGATAGACCAGGTTTGATTCACAACCATTCTAAGAAGAAGTTTCTACTCTATGGTTCTGTTTGCTTTTACAATTAGTTCTATAATTAGTTAAGCCAAAAAGCTCTAGCTCACGTGGCACTTTTTTATCCCATAAGAATGGGTGGAGGGTGTGGTCTTGGGATCAAACCCACTAGGCGCATGCATAACTTagaacatcaacaacaaaaacaaagtcttagtcccaaaattttgcaattggctatggatcctcaatagGTTAGTTAGGGCTGGCcacatgttttcttttcttctatttgATTCTATTTGAAGTCATACTGATGCAGGACAACCTAGGCTTCGTACCTAGATTAGTCCCACTGTAAACCTTAGGCTTCACCACCTAAGGTTGTTTGGATTCACCACCAAATGCAATGCAAACTTTGCATGAATAATcactaaataatattaataatcgTCTAAATAGTCtgattacaaaataaatcatcTAGAGCTTTATATAGAGCTTCCAAGAATCTCAAGAGATAGATATAAACATCCTAAAACAAATCCTAATCGAACTCAAATACTAATCCAAATACTAAAGTAATCCTTATCTAAGGATATGAAATTCCATCCCTATCATAActcaaactaaataaataaaaacattaaaatctaaaattatccaatgaaaatccaaaaaaaaatattgagatagTTTCTGGTTATGCTTCTGCATCACATACTCTTTGTTATTTCcttaattaacataaaataattataaaggAAAAGTAAGGAAAGAACACAATCATGTAGCCAACAAAAATCAGTTGGTttacttattttaaaaagaatttatgtAGCCAACACAATCAGTTGGTTCAAGGCCTAGTTAAATCAAATAGATGTCACATAAAAATTTGGAGCCAAGAAATCTAAATTTTGAGTGGGATATGGgtcaattatattttcttcagTCTCGCTCATTGTGCTGAAGTTCGTTCATTTACACAAAAGAAAGGGGATCGGGCACTGGGCAGGGGAAGCAAGCTTTCTAGTAAGTTAGTCTTGCTTCCACCGTGAAATATATTTCTTCACCATCAAATTGTAGTACTCACAGTACTTTAAACCGATGCTATGTCTCTCTAAAACATGAATAACTTGGTAATGTAAATTGGATTATTCCttgtaataaattatataaataatatgtatttttggTCTTGAATAGGCACTTCTGCAGACGATGTTTCACTCCAAGACATATCCTTATGAGGGCATGCTGTCAGCAAAGGTTGAATATGAATGCCGAATGAGAGGTGCTCAAAGAATGGCGTAAGTTCTTTTCCTTTCTGGATGATTGGATCCAAAAGAGTGATTTAGTTTCTAACTCAGTTTATATGTCCCACTTTTGTAATCAAAATTGTTTCCCAAAGTTTCAAACAAGCCTGGATGTCTGGGTTGTCAATATTATTAAATGCTAGGTTCTTGCCaatgatttattaattttataatcactGACCAGATTCAACCCTGTCGTTGGTGGTGGGCCTAATGCTAGTGTGATACATTATTCTCGAAATGATCAGAAGGTGAGTCCATTAATCAAAGCTGGTATCTAGTTTTTATTGCCTTCACAAAATCAATGAACTaaatgatattatattatatatgaaaaatccaTGCTTGTAATAgtcttataatttattttgcaGATTAAAGATGGAGAACTTGTTTTGATGGATGTTGGATGTGAGTTGCATGGTTATGCCAGTGACCTTACTCGTACCTGGCCACCCTGTGGAAGATTTTCTTCTGCTCAAGTATGTGCCATCAAAATTTGGTTTCTCTTCTGCTGTAGAACGCACTGCTGAATGTTCTTCCATTATCTGATATATGACAAAAGCTTGATAAGATATATTTGCCCCATCTTGtacatcaaattaaaaaatattaaccaaattttttatgaagtttGTTTCATGTAATTTTCTAGTGTTTTTGATGCAGGGAGCcaagattttatgttttaatttgcaattaatattgtttttgaatttggtaATTAATGTTGGGGGTTTTTAGGGATTTAAATTAGATGTTTTCCATATTGGTGTAATGCCCTAAACCCTATATAACTAATACTCTTGTAATGGTGAAAGACAGATGAATTTGAATAAGATTAATTGATATGAGTTGAGAATGTTTCCTCCTTTGTTTTCTCTATTTGGTGGTGATGCCAAACGCCCTTAGGTAGTGATGCCTAGGTTTTGCAGGCAGGTtctaggtggtgaagcctaGGGTTTGTTTTGTTGATACTTTTGTTCCTCTTTTATTTCCAATTTCCTATCTGTTCTGCATCAGTTTTTGTAAACAAAATGACCATTTTTTGAAACAGTTTTTAAAATCTAGGTTCACATGCATTTATTTAAGGATCATGGTAGGAAACAATTGTTATCATTCTAGGCTTATGCACTCCCCCCATTCTCCTTCCCTTTCTGGTTGGAATTTGCCAACTGCAAACCAAATTGCATTGAAAAGTGTCATATAATCTTAAAGTTCCTTTTAATCATTCTCT comes from Castanea sativa cultivar Marrone di Chiusa Pesio chromosome 3, ASM4071231v1 and encodes:
- the LOC142627020 gene encoding intermediate cleaving peptidase 55, mitochondrial — its product is MQILVRKLMQRISHKQATGCRAYCTKMVADIGQPTPASHPQLLKEGEMTPGITTEEYISRRNRLLDLLPENSLAIIAAAPVKMMTDVVPYTFRQDADYLYITGCQQPGGVAVLGHDCGLCMFMPEADSHDVIWQGQIAGVDAALEIFCAKKAYPMRDLHKYLPGLTYGCSKLFHNRQTAIPTYMKLESFQKLAKNGKVGDLSTFTHALRWIKSPAELKLMKESASIACQALLQTMFHSKTYPYEGMLSAKVEYECRMRGAQRMAFNPVVGGGPNASVIHYSRNDQKIKDGELVLMDVGCELHGYASDLTRTWPPCGRFSSAQEELYDLILETNKECLKLCKPGATISQIHNYSVEMLRKGFKEIGILKDEGNSLYNLLNPTSIGHYLGMDVHDSSMISYSRPLEPGAVITIEPGVYISSFLDVPERYRGIGIRIEDEVLITETGYEVLTGSMPKEVKHIESLLNNFHPGMGMESHNNIRAAYNR